In the Arachis ipaensis cultivar K30076 chromosome B04, Araip1.1, whole genome shotgun sequence genome, TGAAAAAGGAAGAGTTTTTGGAGAAGGAGTGTCGTTCTTGGAGTTTCATCAATGGAGGTGAGTCACTGCTTCCAAAGTTCTGGATCTTGCAATAGCTACTACTTCTTGAAGAGAAATGACTTTGACTTCAAAAATTATCAAGTTCCTCATCTTCCAAATCTGCCAGGTTAGTATTGCTGCCAAATGAGTTTCTTTTTGCATCTGCCCTACGCTCTGGGTGAGACAGTGGAGAATTGATTCTACTGTAGCATCACAACGATTACAAATTGGGTTCACCATTTGGATTCTAGAGTGCAATCTTTCTTTAACTGGTAAGCCTTCATGCATTACTTTTCatagaaaaattttaattttgggctGGCATTTTAACTTCCAAATTGAACTCCAGATAATCTATCCCTCTTTCCGggttaaaagaatgaaaaagtgaTATTGTGGTTAAGGAGTTCGTGGATCGAATTCAAACCGTATATAAAAGGTATTTATCTGAATTTAATTCGAAAATTACAGATATTGAGATATtgattttattttaactaataattatcatatatattgtattatttaaaataaatatatttaataatattttaaaaataaacatatttaaaaaaatagaaaaaattattgatctttaaaaaaattaaatttttaaaatatttttatattttgcaaATAATTTGATATCCAATGTCTAAAAAATTAACTAGTGATATAGCCAACTAGAACTACAAATAAAACGTTAAGTATCTCGTAATTATCGTCGAAAATTCAAGGATAAAATGCAATGTTCTAAAAATTGGTTTGAACTGATCGGTCGAATCGATTAAATCATGAATCATAAAAAATTAAACCGATAAATCGGTTGGTCGAATCAAACCATAATCCGACCGGTTTTTTAAATGAACAGCCAAACGTTGCCGTTTCATTCCACTTGCCCAGATCCAGCTTCCAGAAGTCAGAACGCCTCTCTCACGCAACAGGGCTCCTCCCAATCTCCTCGAGCTCGTCGTCCCTCACCTCCGTCCAGCCACCTCCTCGTGCCGCCGCCGTCGTCCCTCAGCTCGCTCCCTTCCCCTCCATCGCAACCTTCCTTCCCTTCCATTAAGCAGCCACCGTGGGAACGTCAAAGCCTCCGTCGCGCACCCACGCCGCCGCTAGCTCTGTTGGTCACTCGGTTCGAAGGTGCTCCACCACTGCTCCTTGCCTTGGTCACTCGGTGTCTCTGTCTCCCCTCCATCTCTGTTGAAGGCATCTTCGAGCTTCCAGGTAATTTTCTTTTAGATATGATTGTTTGATTAATTGATTGAATAACCGTTGCAGTGTTGCATGTCTCTGTCTCCCTAATGAGTATGATTGAATAATTTTTTGATTCTGTGAAGCTCTATGAACTGAAGTTACTGAAGCTCTGTTGCATGTCTCTGATATActgatattttatttttctttgagcTGTGGAGTGTGAACTGATTGAACTGAAGTTACTGAACTGAACTGTGAAGTTTGTTTAACAATGGTTGTTTACTGAgctgatttttctttgtttactgAACTGAATTTTGTTGTTTGTTGaataattgtgaataattttggatGGTGTTTGTTGTGAACTTGAGATTATTGTGAATAATTGATTGAATAATTGTTTGCCTGTTTCAACTGAATAATTGAAATCGaaattgaaattctgcaactAATTGATAGGTaggttttgtttgtttatttctcTTGAATTCGAATTGAAATTCTGCACCTAATTTTCTGGTTTGAGTGAGTAAGAGTCAGCTTTTCTGCTGTTTAACTTCATGTTGTTTTATGGGAGTACAGCTTGATGGAGCTGTTAAGGAAGCTTTTGATGTGGCCTACAACAATATATATGCATTCCATGCTGCTCAGAAGACACCTGAGAGAATTGTTGAGAACATGAAAGTATGTATGCCATTCCAATTCTTATACTTACTTTGGATGATCCATGTTTTATtaagtcaatttttttaaatagttgaaaataaattatttaaagataTGTTAAGTGGTGTCCTTTTATGACAATTGTTGCTTGCAACTTTATTTAGAAAAGGCTAGATATTCCTAAAAAGATTatatacaaaatacaaaatacgtGGAAGATTTATTTTGGTTCTAGTCAGATGTGCATTACTGCCCCTGATTTGTGGATTTTCACCATTATGTTTGTGCCAAGTCCTTTGATTTTGTAATTATGCTTACGTGTTTGTTCATTCTTGGGGTGTTACACCAATATTTTTGTTTTGAGTCTTCTGAAAGTACCAAGGAGTTCAATGCAAGCGAGTTGCAAGAAGTATTAATTTTGTGGGCCTTTATGTTCCAGGAGGAACTGCTGTATTACCATCAACAGCTTTGATGCTTTCTGTTGTAAGTAAAAATTTTTATCATGGCATCTTATGTTTATGttgattggttgtttttgttatttgccttttgagtttgtatttgaatgagattataacattttggtttatgtagtacttttaatttggatgatattttaagatttatattagactataattatgttttaatgtgtttatttatattttattataaaacgattttttcggttcaaccacagtcgaaccggttgaacctatGAACCAATGAACCAGTAGTTAGAGCAGTTCAATGACCGGTTCAATTTTCAGAACATTGATTAGAACTTAGTAATTTCCCTTGTCCTTATTTCTAGATAGATATTCTAATaatcatttttaattattttaaaacaagagaaaaataaaatataattccgAGCCTTTCAATCTCAAATACAAAACTGTAGTATGGGTGTTGCTGGTGGCATCTGTTGGGTGATAGGTGATTGTGACTCTCTACCATCTTCGACTCTGCCAATGGTTTCAACCGTCTTCACCTCCCCTTCACGCTCTTCTCTGTTCCCGTCGAATTTTCCCTAAACCCCCAAACTAACATCTCTCTCCCGTTCACTAAAATCAAAAGCCCTCTTTCAACTCTTTTTCCCCCACATAGAAGACGCTTCAATGTCACTTCCATGGCTTCCCCAAGCCCGGTGGTAAAGCCAAGAAAGCTAACATACTATCTTCAATTTCATTTCCACTAAGGGGATTCACTCATTACATACATATAAAATGGTTTGGGTGTTGTGTTATGTTGTGCTTGCAGTTGCGtgaatattttattttgtctATTTGATGTGAATCTTTAGTGTTTTTTCGATCTGTTTTTGTTTCCTTGGTTGAAATGCGATAAATTGTGTCTTGATTTGCGCCTGGATTGTTGCAAGTGGCTGTGATATTCCTTCCCTTTTTTTAttggttttctttattttgtgttTCAGAGAGATCCAAAATCCTGTGAGTCACGCACTCTATAATCCTCGACTCATCTGCTGCCTCCTGCTACCGTCAATCCAATGTGCTCGAATAGTCACGAAGTAACCCTTCCTTACCTATTTCCTTCATTtctttattcaaatttttatctcATTGAATTAATTTATTGATATGTGTTTCAGTGTGTTGATATAGGAGTTTTGAAATTGGGAATCTGCCTGGGCTACGGATGCTTTGTATGCCATTGTTTCTGATATTAGGCTTCTTGCTGAGACGGTATCGATTCCCATTTCATTCTTTTTCTTCTGGAAGTTTATTGTGAGGTTTTATGCCATGGTAATCTGATAGAGTTTAGCTTCAAATGGGAAATTCCCGGAGCTAGTTCGTTTCTTATAAAACTATTTGGTGTTCTTGCGGTATGTATTCTTCTATATAATGGTTACTGTTTCTACTTTTGGttcttgatttaaaaaaaataacaagaagATGATGAATATTTTGGAATTCAAAACTTAGTTCATGAAAGTGAGGTTTTTTGAAAGGAAAATTTAGCTACTTTCTTTATAGTAATAGCATTTTGTGTAAGGAAATTGGAAATAACTACGCATTGAATTTCAATTCTAACTGAGGCTATAATGTCATAGGAgccttttatatttataaattataatcatAATCACAAGTAGGATTATCTATTGTAAGACCTTGGTAAATGTTTATTGTGGATGAGAGCACTGTGAATTTAGGTTTGTTGGACATTGCTGGTGAGTTAGTTCACTATTTATCAAGTTTTGTTTTAGGAGGTCTTGGTTTTTCTCGTTTTTTGAAATAGGCCAATAAGATTATAATAGATTAAATGTGATTATTATGCTGAAATTATGCCTTTTAAATATTTTCTTTGGTTTAGAAAAATGTAtccatttattttaaatttggatgattgaagaaaacaataaaagtgactttgtaaatttagggtttagggtttttccCGGTAGAGTTTCAATTTTTATTGTGTTATGAATTCTCTTAATTGGTTGTCTTTGCCGTGGGCAAGTGTTCTTTTACTTGATAATTGATGAGGATAACATTTGATTTAATCAATAACATTTGATTTAATCAATaacaattgattaaaattgcatCTTAGGTTCTGCCAGAGGTGTTAActaaaatctaaaccctaaaaGCTATGAAGTACAATTTCACAAAGTAGTTTAGTTATAAATAATCTTAATTAGTTTATTGTTTGCTCCTGTTAGTTGTCTATCACTATGTTATTGTGCTATaactttattgcaatttacttgaTTTAGATCTTTTTCCCCTTCACAAAATTGAGAAATTATAAATAAGCTTTAGGCAAAGTGAGTAGGTGAGTTAAGGAGAGTAGGCGAGTCTATGGGAGTGGCTGATATCATTTCTAAAATAATCATATCTCTTGACTATATTGTTGAATCCTAATATTCAAGCAAATAACTACTCTATTGTATACCAAAAATAGTCATCGATAGTTACTAGGTTATAGCCAACGTTATAAACTTAGTTTCTTTGTTTTTCAATTCATTGTGCtactttctcttctttttgttctctttctgtttctcttttTGGTTGAATTCTTCATTCATGGTATGATCTATagttaaattatatttaaatatagaaatacatctgttttttttcaattagttttATTAACTAGCATTGCTTTGGTTCTTCGCTGATCTATACAAATTAATTTGCTTCTATTAATTGTCAACATCATCACGTTGTGTGCAAAAGAAACAGGTTCAATGAAGTTTAAATTTGTGCCATGTAAATTATATTGTATTGAATTTAAACACTTATATGCTTATAATCCTTAATCACTGCATCtatcttaatttttatttactaagcAAATTTAGCAACATAtcagattcaaatttaaaattaaatctaaatGCTCTATATATTACTTTAGTATTTAGGTATTTAAGATTTAGGTTTTAGAGTTTAGGGGTTGGGTTTATGGTTTTATAGTTTTGAGTTtcatggtttagaattcagagtTTTAGATTGTACGAtttagtgtttttgggttttagtCATGTGATTTTTTATTTAGGTGTATGTTTTATGGTTTATTATTTATGAGTTTATGGTTTTTGGTTTGAGGTTTTtatatttagggtttaggattttatgGTTTAAGATTGTGGTTTTTGTGTTTTCGGGCTTAGGGTTTatgtttaggatttaggggttagaatttagggtttagtgtctaGGTATTTTTGTTTAGGTTTTAGGAGCTACGGATTAGGGTTTATGTTTAATGTTTAGGGCTTAGTGTTTAGATTTTACTGTTTAGGTTTTAGAGTTTTGGAATTAGAATTAGCTTGTATTGGTGAGGATTTGGAGTTTTGTTTTTCCCGaattagggcttagggcttagtgtttatagtttagggtttacagTCTAGagtttatatattaaaatatataattatcttTCAATAATTTTCTAAGCAAATTAGTTTAAATTAAACATTGATAATATAAagttttttgttattattattatatcataTTGGATAGTTATTTTTAAATTCTTcatctttatttaaatttaaattatattctaTATATGTTTTAATATCAGTGTTCATAAAAATGTTTTTGTTATCCATATAAATCAATTTTACATTACGTTAATTGCTTAATTATCATGATTTTTTATGTTAAtcgattttaaatttttatgtcatCTATATTCAAAGACAATAAAAATCTAAACCATATATCAATCTTTGAATATTAATCAAATAAAATTCAATGgcttaaatttaaataaattataatagttAGAATGTTTTTTATGTTGATTCATCTAATAAATATGGCAAGttaaatatatgtaacttataaATGGTGAATTATTACAttataattttcttttagttttttttccttttaattatataattaggATTAAAGTTTGTCTTTTTTAAATTGTATAAACTTATTACTTTAGTATTTAGGtatttaagatttagggtttatgtgtatggtttaggttttacagGTCTGGATTTATGGTTTTATAGTTTTgggttttatggtttagtgttttagGAATTTGGTCATATGGTTTTTGATTTAGGGGTTTTGGATTTTTGTTTTATAGTTTATTATTTATGGGTTTGTGGTTTTCGCCCGGCACACAATGCCAAGATGCTTGCAGTTGCAAGAGCAGTCATAATCGCCTGACGGCGCCGGTAGCGCTGTCGGAGACTTTTTGCTTCTGTATAAATTCTGGGTGCACTTACATCTAAAGGGATAGCTTGTTGCAGTAAGTAAACTCTTTCTTTGCCAATATATAGTTCATAACATCAAACGAATTCGGTGCCTTCATTTTCTTTTGACTAGTTTTCTGCGAAAAAAGGTATGCTGGCCAAGTAGAATTAGATCTTTTCCCTCTTGGAGGCCAAAGAAGAGGCCAAGGAGGAGACCAACCATTTTGTCTCGTGGAAGATCTGCTCGTGCAAATATGCCGGCACAATGTCAAGATGCTTGCAGGTGCGAGAGGAGTGATTGTTAGAATCGCTCGAAGGTGCCTCTGGCCTAGACTTTTATAAATTCTGAGTGCACCGACACCGGTAGCCGGCATTGTCTGCACACCATCTTGCATTTGTGATGACGACACTTGTGCTAATGACGGTGCCTTTAATCTCTTACCAAAATGAGATTCTTGAGACGGTATAATTTTACTGTTTACTATTTTATCTTTAAAAGTAAATACCAAATTGGATTTTAAGATATATGCTTAAATGTATCAAAATTTTTATAGAAAAAGTTTTTTATAATgttattgaaaaaattaaataaaaaattaataattatttgtttaattaataTATCTAAGTAAAAAGAATGAATAATTATTTTTTGCTAAAAATTTCACCTCCTACTAACCCTATTCGATCGCCATAAACCTTAGTGGTGTGGTAAGAAATATAATCAAAATTGTAATATTATTGATATTTGTTTATAGGTTAAGTAATTTGTTAAACTAAAACTTCCTGTTAATTTATTTGTATGTTTTAATATTGATATTTAGGTGAATGACTCAACCCTCCGAAAAAACCGCCGTGTCATTTGCTGAATTGTTGGAAAGTTTGTTTCAAGAATGCAGGATTAAGCTATAGTTATGGTAGGAAGGATTAGGATTGATTTTAAAGTTATGTTTGGGAAGAAGCTTCTTTGATCCTGAAAAATGGTCCACTGTTAGCATTGTTATTATAAGTTTATTATATTTCTCAAAGTTATTTAAGGGTGTTATAATCATGTGGAAAAAAACTTACATaagtaatttagtaatttaacaaTCCATCCATCTACAAAAGTTACTATAAATGAAATGGATGGATGGTTGAGTTACTAAATTATTTATGTAAATTTTTCTCTAAATGATTATAACATCCTTAAATAATTTTGAGAAACACAGTAACCTTATAATAACAATGCTAACAGTAGACCATTTTTCAGAATCAAAGAAGCTCTTTTCCAAACATAACTTTAAAACCAATCCTAATCCTTCCTTTACTAACATAAGTACATAACTATAACTTAATTATGCATTCTTGAAACAAACTTCCGAACACGGTAGTCATTTCTGGAGGGTTGAGTCATCCACCTAGATATCAACACTAAAACATACAAATAAATTAACAGGAAATTTTAGTTTAACAAATTACTTAAcctataaacaaataaataatattacagtTTTAATTATATCTCTTACCACACCACTAAGATTTATGGCAGTCGAATGATGTTAGTAAGACTAAAATTTTTTCTgttgttaaaaataattattcattCTTTTATTTTATGTATTGAGTATTAAACTTGATAtattaattaaacaaataattatttattcttttattttatttgttcaaTAATATTGTCAAAAaattttactattaaaaatttagATACATTTAagtatatatattaaaatcaaatttGGCATTCACTTCTAAAGATAATATAGTAAACAGTAAAATTATACCGTCTCAAGAATCTCATTTTGGTAAGAGATCAAAGGCACAGTTGTTAGTGCAAATATAGTTATCACAAGTACAAGAGAGTGTGCAAACAATATTGGCAACGACAAACTGTGTCAGCGCACTCAGAATTTATACCGAAGCAAAAAAGTCTTCGGCATGCAGGCGGCGCATTCTGACTTCTCTTGCACCTGCAAGCATCCTGGCATTGTGCCAGCATATTTGCACGAGCAGGTCTTGTGCCTTACCCCCAGAAAAGATCTAATTCTACTTGTGCAGtaaacattttttttaagaaaactaGTCAGAAGAAAATGAGGATACTGAATTCGTTTGATGTTGTGAACTATATATTGGCACTGTTTCAGTACGGAATGGAAAACCCGACTCAGGATTCGGTGGTCCCAAAATCTTTGGACCACTTAATGGTCCcattagaaaacatgtttttatagtttttttaaCAATTGCTACATAGTCATTGAACTAATTTTATttacaaattaaccccatatattttatttaattatagaaactgttttttattttataaattattattttatcaattatctattatatttattaacaatcaaatacaaaaacaACAACCAATTATATCCTCCATTGATCCTAATAAAGCTTTTGGCcattccaatcgattaaaatattaaatttgatctcGTGACGTTCGTCCATGGCTTCCAAATCGTGTTTccttgaaattcaatcgattggtttatcaaaacaatcgattgaatgataactcaatcgattggattacagtgtatcacaaaacaatcgattgaaagttgTAAGGTAGAATGGTTTTCGCTTAaaccaatcgattgtttataTTTTCCAATCGAATGAATgcctcaaaacaatcgattgtttttgttactcaatcgattgaattcacgaaaacaacatggatttgccaaatacaatcgattggaaagtgatgacattgaagttttagccaaattcaatcgattggtaatgtaatccaatcgattggaaGGTGATGAAGTTGAATTTTTTGCCAACTTCAATCGAATGGTAAtgctacccaatcgattgaaaagTGATGACTTTGAACTTTttgccaaattcaatcgattggtaatgtaatccaatcgattCACACCCACTCTCTCCCCCTTTTAAACGTTCGAACGCCATTTCTgcacctctctcttctctctaaacTCCAGAAAGCTTctgtcttcttcttctccattctcACCCACATCCACTCCAAACTACATACATAATTCCAACCCTCATCAAAATCCCTACAAAACCCACAAAACTAGTATCCCATAATGGCCAGAACTAAGAACGCCAAAAGAGCCAGGGTTGAGGGAGAAAGCTCTGCCCCCGCCAGACTAATTGCTTCATTCCATTACATGGCAAGGTGGCTGCCGTCTCGCAGGGCATTGAACAACTATGTGGAGAAGTTCGAGTTTAGGGCAATTTCATTCGGGATAGACATTATAATTTGGTGAGGAATGCATTGCAAACACAGCACTTAATTGATTTTGTACAAACTAGGGATGATTATTACCCACACTTGATTAGGGATGTTTATAGTACTTTAAATTATGTTGTTCCTGAACCTGATGAAAAGCGTGAGGAGGTAATGCCGctgattgagtttgatttagggAAACAGCATTATAGAGTTACTTTGCAAGAACTAGCTGAACAATGGAGTCTAGTTTATCATGGGACAAAATTTACTGGAGGTATTGCGGCAGATGAGGAATGGGGTGAATACAACAGATTAGTTGGTTTGCAGAGTTTACAATATGAGAATCCACACATGGATGCTAGAAGTAATATAAGTTGCAGTGGGTTGGGCAATGAGCAGTGTATATCGATGTATTTGTTTTCATACATGTTGATTCCAAGAAAATATAATCATGGAATCTTGTTTAATGAAGATATTCTAGTGCTTTGGGCTATGGTGACTGGAAAGGAGATAAACTGGCCTTATTTTATGGTTCATCATATGCTTGAAATGAAGAAAggaaaatcaagtgttggtttagGATATGCTTGCCATTGGACCAAGATTTTCAAATGGCTTGGAATTGACTTGACTGAAGAGAAAAATGTCGTCTTGACTAATGTAGCCAAGATTGATGACAGCACTCTAAGACAGATGGGAAGAGATCCGGATGCCCAAGAACCTCAGGCCTAAGGACAACCACAAGACCAGGTGCAAGCACAACCACAGACacccccaccaccaccacctccttcGCCAACAATGCAAGATTTGATGGATGAATTGCGAAGCATGAGAGTATATATGGAGGAGCAATTTGCTGATATGAGGCAGCGTCAAGACAGGCAAACAGAAGCTATCAATCGTCAAGGAGAAGCAATTGATATTCTATACACTAATCTGGGCATCACAAACCCAAGGGGCATCATACCAAGGCCTGGACCATGAAGAAATTGTTATCTAGAACTCCACATCATCCTATGATCTCCATTGATGCTTGGATGGGAGTTAATATTTTTGAGTTAAAAAAAATGTAGGACAAAATCTAGATGTTATCTTCACTGTATCATGAAATGTGTCATTTCACTTTTGAGAGTCCCAGGTATTATTGTTCATTGTGTCATTTCACTTTTGAGAGTCCTAGGTATGTTTGATGCTGCTACTATTGCAACAGAAGCATAAGTTATTGATCAGCTTATTCTCTAATTTTGCAACGGTGATTTAAAAAATAAGCTGATCAATAACTTATGCTTCTGTTGCAATAGTAGCAGCATCAAACATACTTAGGACTCTCAAAAGTGAAATGACACAATGAACAATAATACCTGGGACTCTCAAAAGTGAAATGACACATTTCATGATACAGTGAAGATAACACCTAGATTTTGTCCTACATTTTTTTTAACTCAAAAATATTAACTCCCATCCAAGCATCAATGGAGATCATAGGATGATGTGGAGTTCTAGATAACAATTTCTTTATGGTCCAGGCCTTGGGATGATGCCCCTTGGGTTTGTGATGCCCAGATTAGTGTATAGAATATCAATTGCTTCTCCTTGACGATTGATAGCTTTCGTTTGCCTGTCTTGACGCTGCCTCATATCAGCAAATTGCTCCTCTATATATACTCTCATGCTTCGCAATTCATCCATCAAATCTTGCATTGTTGGCGAAGGAGGGGGTGGTGGGGTGTCTGTGGTTGTGCTTGCACCTGGTCTTGTGGTTGTCCTTAGGCCTGAGGTTCTTGGGCATCCGGATCTCTTCCCATCTGTCTTAGAGTGCTGTTATCAATCTTGGCTACATTAGTCAAGACGACACTTTTCTCTTCAGTCAAGTCAATTCCAAGCCATTTGAAAATCTTGGTCCAATAGCAAGCATATCctaaaccaacacttgattttccTTTCTTCATTTCAAGCATATGATGAACCATAAAATAAGGCCAGTTTATCTCCTTTCCAGTCACCATAGCCCAAAGCACTAGAATATCTTCATTAAACAAGATTCCATGATTATGTTTTCTTGGAATCAACATGTATGAAAACAAATACATCGATATACACTGCTCATTGCCCAACCCACTGCAACTTATATTACCTCTAGCATCCATGTGTGGATTCTCATATTGTAAACTCTGCAAACCAACTAATCTGTTGTATTCACCCCATTCCTCATCTGCCGCAATACCTCCAGTAAATTTTGCCCCATGATAAACTAGACTCCATTGTTCAGCTAGTTCTTGCAAAGTAACTCTATAATGCTGTTTCCCTAATTCAAACTCAATCAGCGGCATTACCTCCTCACGCTTTTCATCAGGTTCAGGAACAACATAATTTAAAGTACTATAAACATCCCTAATCAAGTGTGGGTAATAATCATCCCTAGTTTGTACAAAATCAATTAAGTGCTGTGTTTGCAATGCATTCCTCACCAAATTATAATGTCTATCCTGAATGAAATTGCCCTGGACTCGAACTTCTCCACATAGTTGTTCAATGCCCTGCGAGACGGCAGCCACCTTGCCATGTAATGGAATGAAGCAATTAGTCTGGCGGGGGCAGAGCTTTCTCCCTTAACCCTGGCTCTTTTGGCGTTCTTAGTTCTGGCCATTATGGGGATACTGGTTTTATGGGTTTTGTAGGGATTTTGATGAGGGTTGAAATTATGTATGTAGTTTGGAGTGGATGTGGGTgagaatggagaagaagaagacaaaagctttttggattttagagagaggagagaggtgCAGAAATGGCGTTCGAACGTTTAAAAGGGGGAGAGAGTGTGTGTGAATACGCAGAGTTATTTGCTTTAATACATAGCacatttcaaatttcaatcgattgaatttggcaaAAAGTTCAATATCATCACTTTTCAATCGATTGGATTgcattaccaatcgattgaatttggcaaAAAATTCAAAGTCATCacatttcaatcgattgggtagcattaccaatcgattgaagttgGCAAAAAATTCAACTTCATTACCttccaatcgattggattacattaccaatcgattgaatttggctaaaacttcaatgtcatcactttccaatcgattgtatttggcaaatccatgttgttttcgtgaattcaatcgattgttttgaggcattcattcgattggaaagtataaacaatcgattggttTAAGCGAAAACCATTCTACCTtacaattttcaatcgattgttttgtgatacactgtaatccaatcgattgaatttcaaggAAACACGATTTGGAAGCCATGGACAAACGTCACgagatcaaatttaatattttaatcgattggaatgGCCAAAAGCTTTATTAGGATCAATGGAGGATATAATTGGTTGTTTTTatatttgattgttaataaatataatagataattgataaaataataatttataaaataaaaaacagtttctataattaaataaaatatatggggttaatttgtaattaaaattagttcaagGACTATGTAGCAATTgttaaaaaaactctaaaaacatgttttctaatgGGACCATTAAG is a window encoding:
- the LOC107635168 gene encoding uncharacterized protein LOC107635168, producing the protein MLCLQEIQNPVSHALYNPRLICCLLLPSIQCARIVTKSFEIGNLPGLRMLCMPLFLILGFLLRREGAGDCSSCIGVMLILELARGISQAHGLKKGVIFFI